The stretch of DNA aggaACGGctcgggagggggggcacacaggCGGCGCCAACCCCTCAGGGCTGTGCGTGGGGACCCCCGGGGCCGGACCCATGGGGCCCAGTCCTCACATGATGCGCAGAGGTGAGCCCCAGCCAGGCTTAATCCTCCACACTCACCACGGTCCTGGGACCATGCTGGTTTGTTCATGCACCGGGCTGATGTAGGACCACCGGGGGAAACGTGATGGCGTTTACGTTGGCTTCTAATGTTGTACCTCCTTCCTCTAGGTACAAAGAAAccagcccccgcccctcctAAACCAGCTAACCCCCCTCCAGGCCAGCCCAGTAACCCCTCCCCAGGCTCCGCCCAGTCCCTAAGCCCCTCTCCCCCGGCCCGTCTCCAGccactccccacctcccccacggCCCAGCCCTGCGCCATCCCCAGACGCCACTCCAACAACCAGCCCCACATCCAGGCCCccaaccacccccctccccagcccccctcgcaggtcagcccccccccccagccaagagctctcccccagccccaagGGGACCCCCTCGGGACGGAGCCCTCCCCTCcagacacccccaccccaccagacaccccCCCGCCGTCCTCTGCCCCCCAGGACAGCCCTGGCGCCCCCTCAGCCACGCCCTTCCAGTCAGGATCCCTCCCCAGGCCGCGGCCGGTGCCCAAGCCCAGGAACAGGCCcagcatcccccctcctccgcagCCCCCCCAACCCTGCCGGCGACACCAACGGCCTCTGCAGCACGGCATACAAGATCATGGGTGAGGACAGCCAGCTGGCTCGTTTATTTTCAGTACATGAGGCACATAGGTTACATCTGGATCCATATTTGCTGCCGTAAGATCAGATTTGATCATGGTTTCTTGCTCATTCCATGTTTTCGCACAATGTAATACTGTTAGGATCGCTTTCTTCCTGTATGTGTTGAGTCTTGCCTATTTAACCAAGTAGCACCATAGaggtgctctctctttctctctctaataaGTGGCATGTCACAATACCTTCACAGGTTAAGGATCGCTTGTGACAGAGGTTTGTAGTTACAGTAATCCTTAAAACTAGCAGCTCCTGCACGATCATtttgtttggtttgtttgtgCTCAACCCCGTCACGACAATGAcaacatcatcctcatcatcatcatttaaaccctcccctcctgctccggTTTACCTTGGTTACCATTGATTATCAGTCATTGACCTCCCATTACCCAATCATTGAATGTCAGTAACATTTTGATAAGGGTTTGCAAATGACAAGCATCATATTGTGTTTGCAAATGGTTTACCTTGGTTACCATTGATTATCAGTCATTGACCTCCCATTACCCAATCATTGAATGTCAGTAACATTTTGATAAGGGTTTGCAAATGACAAGCATCATATTGTGTTTGCAAATGTCAAACAGATCTCAGAGTCTGAAAAGCAGTCAGGTTCTACAATCTCGATCCAGTACAACTTCCTGTATGTCTTTTGCAAAGCCTTCAACtctaagatatatatatatatttttactgttAGTATTGTGTTGAGTTGTGTACTAATGAATACGAAGCTTGTCGCTGATAACGGCCACATCTGTAGTCCACACAGTGCTAGAACCAGGAGCCAGTGGGTCGTAGAGCTGTCAATCTTCCTCAGTAATCTCATTCAAATTTCATTCTTTATAACTTTTTATATTTTAATTACATTCAAATGTTTCTTGCTCAAATGGAGCCTGTAACACAAAGCACGTCCGTTTCCCCTTCCGCTCCACCACGACACAGCCTCAGCATGGTCTGTCTCTGCGGACTGGCTTGTCGAAGCTCCCCTTCTCCGCTTGATGTCATCCCCAGGCCGCGTAGCAAGCCCATGATGAGTGTCCGCTCGCACGCTGCCTGACACAACAACGCCGTCTGTGTTTTCGCAAGCGGTTAACCTTCTGACCTTTCCATTGATCTCTAAGCCAACGAGGAAGCCACGTGCTTCACCATGTTGACGGAATGAAGTCACTGGATGTATTGTCGACCTGTTTGTTTGTGCGATCGTTACATGTTCTTGTTTTAGTACGTAGCATGGAGGATGAGCACATGATGTGATAAATGATACGCATGCTTGCCTAGGCTACTAACATCCAACACTATTTGTTATGAATAGTCTAGGCTACATGAAGGCCTTTTTCAAAGGAAATTGACAAGAGTAGTACATTCTATAACAGCAGTACATTCTCCACGGCACACTAACATGTTCTCATAGAAGGTCTGTGCATGTCAGAAAGTGTCCTCATCCACCTGGGTGACCTGTGTTGTCGTCCATCAGACCCCGCCCTCTCCCTGAAGGGGTTCACCAGAGCCTTCGTCCCTGACTTCGCTGTGGACCAGCAGCCAGTGGCGGCCGCCCCCGTGCCCTCTCACAGAGACTCTGAGCTGGACACTGAGAGCACCGTCCTGTGAGGAGGGGGACGCGCTCGGCTTCAGAATCAAGCGCAccttcctgtcccccccccgcccggtcctgcctcttccctcctccgccTGTGTCCCAGCACCACCCTCCGCCCCTTGACTGCCACACCTCagctgctcgctctctctctctctctctctctctctctctctctctctctctctctctctctctctctctctctctctctctctctctctctctctctctctctctctctctctctctctcacacacacagacacacacacacacacactgcagccctgtTTCAGCTCCTGCTCCAGTCGTGTACTTGATAGCTGCCACTCTGTTGCATTGACAAAGCCAACGCTGAAGCTTTGTTTAACTGGATGACGCACAGAAATTAAGAGTTACAGTAAAGATGCAGAGAGAAATGGAACTATGTATTTGGATGGGATTGCACCTGGAAGGGACATGGTGTGGGTTGGCAACTATGGATTGACAAGACCAGTAGTGGTATGAGGTGATTTTGATATTGTTTATTGACCAAGGCCTTAGATTATGATATataataacttttttttctttttttttctgtctctcaagCACAGGAAATGTGTTGGAAATTGTAgaaaccaaaaaaaaagaaaagacaaacaTGTCTGTTTCTGAAAGTGTAGCTGGTGACTGCAGGTTTCCAGTCAGATCAGACCACTTCCATACCTGTTTTTTATGAAACTCCTCCTTTTCACCTGTTTTTTTTGTATATGTTTCTCTTCCAAAAGACCCATTCCCTGTGGCTTGAGTAAACTGCAGTCTTTTGGATCATGCCTTACTGTGTTAGCACTGCTAGCATACAGTACATGCTAGTAGTGGTAGGATCCTTGTGTTACCCTACATGCTGTATGTTCTAGCTTTGTAGGCGATGAATATTTTGCCTTTCTATTTGTCATGTTTACTCTGATGTTGCTGGGGCATTAAAATGACTTTGAGTGAATGTAGGGAAAGGTGATCTGAAGCGCATATACacgctttttttttgtttcttcatTTAAGCTGATAGCTTTAGAATCCCTCAAAATGATTCAAAATGCCATTGAAAGCATCTTCAGGAGAGCTTCTTGGTGAACAGGTTTCCATGTGGAAGACTCTCCTTTCTAACACTCTGAGCTGGGTTTACAAGCATTGTAAAATCTCAGTGGTGAGGTGGTGTTAGATTGTCCAAGGCCAGCTTttttctatttgtgtgtgtaaagtttTGCTTTTGCCTTGAATATAATGCAGGGATAGGTTGGTGAACCGCCCGCTATGGTACCAATAGCAACGTCTTGGATGCGTTAGTTGTCCTGGAAATCAGTTCATTATATGTACTGTTTTTCAGCGACAATCATGCCTTTAGTCTTGCTGGTATTTCctgccctctatctctctctctctcatacctcGCTGCCTTATCCTTCAGCATAGAGGACTCCCTAGTGAGGCACCAAGAAACGAACAAATGCCATGAAACTAGAGACATGAAGACAGTCCTGCATTTGGAGCTCGGTCGTTTTATATGCAGATTGTTGAGCTGATTcatgaaataaaaatgtaatatGAATGCTTGGTTATACTCCTTTCCaaagaaaataaaatataagaatAAAATGGAATTGTGTTGTCTATATTATGTTGCGTACTCACTACTCCTGGTAAGACAGGGTATAATCGGGGGATGTACTATAACAGGATAGAAGGATTGTCAGGAAACTTCTCTTCATGCCAGCTACCAGCATAGCCTACGATGGGTTGGCCACACAATTTCTACAAGGAGAAACAGAACCTGTGTTTATAGTGTTGCCACACATTTGTTCTCGCACCCCTTAAATCTCAGTACttgttgcccccccccaccctctctctgtcccttttctaaacacacacacaaaggtcctAAAGGGCAGGGGTTGTACCAGAGTCCATGAGGATGTGTTGGGGCTTGGTGTAGACCTCCAGATAGGTGGAGGGAGAGCGCAGTACGGGACTGTGACAGAGGTGAAGGACGGTGTCCTCCTCAAGAACCAAAGCCTGCTCCTGGACATCCAGCCCTGGGAAGGTGtcctgctgaacacacacacacacctcggaaACTTACTAACTTGTTTTGTAGTACAGGAATGTCAACGTTGCCCCTCAGCCATCTCAATCCAAGACCCGATCGCAGCTTAGCTGCATGTGGTGCAGGGAGGATAGGCAGTTAtagggggctggagagagaggagagggttctTCGCGTACTTTTCGTTTGAGCAGGCGGAGACAGAGCTTGTAGATGACGGCCAGACAGTCAGGAACCAGTGTCTCCACAGGCTCGGCCTGCAGGGAGGCGTCCTGCAGGCTGAGGGGCGGAGTCACAAAACGGTAACCCCACGACGGGAACAGCCGGCTCGGGATCATGTGAGACGTCACCAGGATCCTCCCCTGCTGCAGAGGAGAgctgggcagagggagaggcagcaggacGGGCACGAGATCAGCAAGACTGAGGAACATCAGCGATTTCTTGGTTGGGAAGTATGCTGAACTTGAAGGAGATATTACCTGGGATTTTGCTCCATGTTGCTTAGATCTTTCAGGAGCAGTGTCAGAACATCTGCAGAGGACTGCAAATAAAAGAAAGGCCTAAAACATATGATAGGGGTAGCGAAGTCCTAAACATTGTCTACATGAGGGTTATAACCTCTAAGACTAACCTAGTTGATCAAGGAGGCTGTACCTCTAGTACGTGGATGATACATTTAGGATACAACAGGAGGACACCAGTAACTCCCTcagtctgtgtgtttttctgaaactttgATAAAAAACCATCGTAGTACTCTGTGAATATAAAAGTTATTTAAAAGTCAATTAAACCAATTTCAATGCATGGTTCATTATCACATTATTATTATCCTTATTGTGAGATACCATGAGCACTACTATTTACTGAGACCACATTCAGACTATATAATcgattttaaaatatttttgtgtAGCAATTGTTCTGCAACAACTTTACAGTTATATCATAGTGTGTGCCATGCATACTTCAATTGTAACCTAGTAACATTTGAATATAGGCCTAATATTAAAAGCTGGCAGCTGATTACATTTAGTagaggctcttatccagagcgacttacagtaagtacagggacattctccccgaggcaagtagggtgaagtgccttgcccaaggacacaatgtcattttgcacggccgggaatcgaaccaacaaccttctgattaatagcccgactccctacagtaaccgctcagccatctgacctagCTGATGCCACTGGCGTTGTGTTGCAGAGctccaatattttttttttgtgaaggaATTACCTCCAATAGTGGTCCTTTTTTCTTCTGAGTTAAATTGTGAAGATGTAGTTGCCACATACACCAATCTGTGAACAAATTCTTTCttgaaaacaacaaaacagtGTGGTTAGAATATGTTGAACACTAATAGGGTCAGTGCACTCGCACTCCGAAGTGAGTAATTAGCTCAAATAAGGCTTTTCATACAGATAATGTTGACTTACTTTGTCATTTGATTTCTGCTTATCGTAGTCGGCAAACAATGAGTTTTTGTATGCGTTATAATATACGTTCACGCAAACATTGGCAGCTAAAGTCGAGGGCAGAGAATTTCCGGCCATTTTACGAAGCTCACTATGGCAACAGCATCACCCGACGAGTGTATCAGAAAAGAGACAG from Osmerus eperlanus chromosome 12, fOsmEpe2.1, whole genome shotgun sequence encodes:
- the LOC134031360 gene encoding rho GTPase-activating protein 17-like isoform X1 — protein: MCPATQSYATSPPPPLPRGTAREGGHTGGANPSGLCVGTPGAGPMGPSPHMMRRGTKKPAPAPPKPANPPPGQPSNPSPGSAQSLSPSPPARLQPLPTSPTAQPCAIPRRHSNNQPHIQAPNHPPPQPPSQVSPPPQPRALPQPQGDPLGTEPSPPDTPTPPDTPPPSSAPQDSPGAPSATPFQSGSLPRPRPVPKPRNRPSIPPPPQPPQPCRRHQRPLQHGIQDHGLRIACDRDPALSLKGFTRAFVPDFAVDQQPVAAAPVPSHRDSELDTESTVL
- the LOC134031361 gene encoding testis-expressed protein 47-like isoform X3, producing MTKLVYVATTSSQFNSEEKRTTIGEYYDGFLSKFQKNTQTEGVTGVLLLYPKCIIHVLESSADVLTLLLKDLSNMEQNPSSPLQQGRILVTSHMIPSRLFPSWGYRFVTPPLSLQDASLQAEPVETLVPDCLAVIYKLCLRLLKRKQDTFPGLDVQEQALVLEEDTVLHLCHSPVLRSPSTYLEVYTKPQHILMDSEIVWPTHRRLCW
- the LOC134031361 gene encoding testis-expressed protein 47-like isoform X2 encodes the protein MAGNSLPSTLAANVCVNVYYNAYKNSLFADYDKQKSNDKKEFVHRLVYVATTSSQFNSEEKRTTIGEYYDGFLSKFQKNTQTEGVTGVLLLYPKCIIHVLESSADVLTLLLKDLSNMEQNPSSPLQQGRILVTSHMIPSRLFPSWGYRFVTPPLSLQDASLQAEPVETLVPDCLAVIYKLCLRLLKRKDTFPGLDVQEQALVLEEDTVLHLCHSPVLRSPSTYLEVYTKPQHILMDSEIVWPTHRRLCW
- the LOC134031361 gene encoding testis-expressed protein 47-like isoform X1; translated protein: MAGNSLPSTLAANVCVNVYYNAYKNSLFADYDKQKSNDKKEFVHRLVYVATTSSQFNSEEKRTTIGEYYDGFLSKFQKNTQTEGVTGVLLLYPKCIIHVLESSADVLTLLLKDLSNMEQNPSSPLQQGRILVTSHMIPSRLFPSWGYRFVTPPLSLQDASLQAEPVETLVPDCLAVIYKLCLRLLKRKQDTFPGLDVQEQALVLEEDTVLHLCHSPVLRSPSTYLEVYTKPQHILMDSEIVWPTHRRLCW
- the LOC134031360 gene encoding uncharacterized protein LOC134031360 isoform X2, whose product is MCPATQSYATSPPPPLPRGTAREGGHTGGANPSGLCVGTPGAGPMGPSPHMMRRGTKKPAPAPPKPANPPPGQPSNPSPGSAQSLSPSPPARLQPLPTSPTAQPCAIPRRHSNNQPHIQAPNHPPPQPPSQVSPPPQPRALPQPQGDPLGTEPSPPDTPTPPDTPPPSSAPQDSPGAPSATPFQSGSLPRPRPVPKPRNRPSIPPPPQPPQPCRRHQRPLQHGIQDHGPRPLPEGVHQSLRP